Proteins encoded by one window of Puntigrus tetrazona isolate hp1 chromosome 17, ASM1883169v1, whole genome shotgun sequence:
- the cln8 gene encoding protein CLN8 isoform X2 — translation MCFEAVLFPTRGHNFSMDYSSRDIQLKTIGLGFVFYTFVFLFSHMLSSLLLHTYRSLSAKEKVFWDLAVTRAVFGVQSSVAGLRALMEDSAVYSDKILGQEDWSWFNVLTATGFFLFENVALHASNVTFRSFDLALAVHHFFALAGFVGTVVWNWLGHFLPMVTLLLEMSTPFTCISWMLLKAGWCKTFFWKANQWVMIHMFHCRMVVSYYMWWVCWNHWEEMNTHIPLVQRLLFFIGLFLLTFFLNPVWTHKKTLQLLNPVDWNFDNKPSAENGPVRDQAQHKPHAS, via the exons ATGTGTTTCGAAGCCGTTCTTTTCCCTACAAGAG GTCACAACTTCAGCATGGACTACTCCTCTCGGGACATTCAGCTGAAAACCATCGGCCTGGGTTTCGTCTTCTACACCTTTGTTTTCCTGTTCTCTCACATGCTATCTAGCCTGCTGCTTCACACCTACCGCTCGCTGTCAGCCAAAGAAAAG GTCTTCTGGGATTTGGCGGTGACGAGGGCTGTGTTTGGTGTCCAGAGCTCGGTGGCAGGGCTTCGGGCGCTCATGGAGGACTCTGCTGTCTACTCTGATAAGATTCTTGGGCAGGAGGACTGGTCCTGGTTTAATGTGCTGACCGCTACAGGCTTCTTCCTGTTTGAAAACGTGGCCCTTCATGCGTCCAATGTGACATTCCGGTCTTTCGACCTGGCGTTGGCCGTGCATCACTTCTTCGCCCTCGCAGGGTTTGTTGGGACGGTTGTGTGGAACTGGCTGGGTCATTTCCTCCCCATGGTGACTTTGCTGCTGGAGATGAGCACACCTTTCACCTGCATCTCCTGGATGCTGCTTAAG GCGGGTTGGTGTAAGACGTTTTTTTGGAAAGCTAACCAGTGGGTGATGATTCACATGTTCCACTGCCGTATGGTTGTGTCCTACTACATGTGGTGGGTGTGTTGGAATCATTGGGAGGAGATGAACACCCACATCCCATTGGTTCAGAGACTGTTGTTCTTCATAGGCCTCTTCTTGCTCACCTTCTTCCTCAACCCCGTTTGGACGCACAAGAAAACCCTGCAGCTTCTTAATCCCGTGGACTGGAACTTTGACAATAAGCCTTCAGCAGAGAACGGTCCAGTCCGAGACCAGGCTCAACACAAGCCCCATGCCAGCTGA
- the cln8 gene encoding protein CLN8 isoform X1 produces MSSQPDNLILSSGHNFSMDYSSRDIQLKTIGLGFVFYTFVFLFSHMLSSLLLHTYRSLSAKEKVFWDLAVTRAVFGVQSSVAGLRALMEDSAVYSDKILGQEDWSWFNVLTATGFFLFENVALHASNVTFRSFDLALAVHHFFALAGFVGTVVWNWLGHFLPMVTLLLEMSTPFTCISWMLLKAGWCKTFFWKANQWVMIHMFHCRMVVSYYMWWVCWNHWEEMNTHIPLVQRLLFFIGLFLLTFFLNPVWTHKKTLQLLNPVDWNFDNKPSAENGPVRDQAQHKPHAS; encoded by the exons ATGTCCTCCCAGCCAGATAATTTAATACTGTCCTCAGGTCACAACTTCAGCATGGACTACTCCTCTCGGGACATTCAGCTGAAAACCATCGGCCTGGGTTTCGTCTTCTACACCTTTGTTTTCCTGTTCTCTCACATGCTATCTAGCCTGCTGCTTCACACCTACCGCTCGCTGTCAGCCAAAGAAAAG GTCTTCTGGGATTTGGCGGTGACGAGGGCTGTGTTTGGTGTCCAGAGCTCGGTGGCAGGGCTTCGGGCGCTCATGGAGGACTCTGCTGTCTACTCTGATAAGATTCTTGGGCAGGAGGACTGGTCCTGGTTTAATGTGCTGACCGCTACAGGCTTCTTCCTGTTTGAAAACGTGGCCCTTCATGCGTCCAATGTGACATTCCGGTCTTTCGACCTGGCGTTGGCCGTGCATCACTTCTTCGCCCTCGCAGGGTTTGTTGGGACGGTTGTGTGGAACTGGCTGGGTCATTTCCTCCCCATGGTGACTTTGCTGCTGGAGATGAGCACACCTTTCACCTGCATCTCCTGGATGCTGCTTAAG GCGGGTTGGTGTAAGACGTTTTTTTGGAAAGCTAACCAGTGGGTGATGATTCACATGTTCCACTGCCGTATGGTTGTGTCCTACTACATGTGGTGGGTGTGTTGGAATCATTGGGAGGAGATGAACACCCACATCCCATTGGTTCAGAGACTGTTGTTCTTCATAGGCCTCTTCTTGCTCACCTTCTTCCTCAACCCCGTTTGGACGCACAAGAAAACCCTGCAGCTTCTTAATCCCGTGGACTGGAACTTTGACAATAAGCCTTCAGCAGAGAACGGTCCAGTCCGAGACCAGGCTCAACACAAGCCCCATGCCAGCTGA